From a single Lineus longissimus chromosome 16, tnLinLong1.2, whole genome shotgun sequence genomic region:
- the LOC135500243 gene encoding putative sodium-coupled neutral amino acid transporter 11 isoform X1 produces MFGRGKMELSESSHILREDGGAQPHFQKAQPQPPPADLQLEEKNETKSKSPGETPCTTPDISNDTYQLVGDGDFEKKDKSNIPMASFNFINSIIGSGIIGIPFALRQAGFGLGLILIVLVAVITDYSVVLLIHGGNLSNTNTYQDLVRAAFGRPGFYALTFMQGLYPFIAMISYNVIIGDTITKIVIRIGGESIRWSILGNRQFIIAVCTIVVTLPLSLYRNISRLSKLAFTSIVLNIVIIIVTIIRLIVPFPERIPTSDDGWEFANTQVAQSIGIMAFAYMCHHNSFLIYDSLENNTQERWSMVTHLSVIFAMVCTLIFGITGYATFTGFTQGDLLENYCANDDLVNVVRFVFALTIMLTYPIECFVVREVIENAIFANTQPQPLKRHIIETVIIVILTVIISMATDCLGIVLQVNGVLAAAPLAFIIPPFCVMRLQQEAVFSLKNIPCILISLFGIVVMVVGVVMTILDIVNGITCSHGEEMPYCMTGNTTLSTAHAYLNTSSRHTTTPAFT; encoded by the exons GGAGCACAGCCCCACTTCCAGAAAGCTCAGCCACAGCCGCCGCCGGCTGACCTACAACTG GAGGAAAAGAATGAAACAAAATCTAAG TCACCGGGTGAAACGCCGTGTACGACTCCAGACATATCCAATGACACATACCAACTTGTTGGAGATGGGGACTTCGAAAAGAAGGACAAATCAAACATTCCGATGGCTAGTTTTAACTTCATCAATTCAATTATCGGCTCCGGTATTATAG GTATCCCCTTTGCCCTCCGACAAGCGGGTTTTGGGCTAGGATTAATACTCATTGTACTAGTAGCTGTTATAACAG attattCCGTTGTGTTGTTAATTCACGGTGGAAATTTATCAAATACGAATACATATCAG GATTTGGTGAGAGCAGCATTCGGTCGGCCTGGTTTTTATGCACTGACATTCATGCAAGGCCTCTATCCATTTATAG CTATGATAAGTTATAATGTTATTATTGGTGACACAATAACCAAGATTGTTATCAGAATAGGCGGAG AATCGATCCGCTGGTCCATCCTGGGCAACCGACAGTTTATCATAGCTGTATGTACGATCGTTGTAACTCTTCCTCTGTCACTGTACAGAAATATATCAAGATTAAGTAAG CTCGCCTTTACCTCGATTGTGTTAAATATTGTGATAATCATTGTAACAATTATTCGACTTATCGTTCCGTTTCCCGAGAGAAT TCCCACTTCTGATGATGGATGGGAATTCGCCAATACGCAAGTTGCCCAGTCTATAGGCATCATGGCATTCG CCTACATGTGCCATCACAACTCCTTCCTCATCTACGACTCGTTAGAGAACAACACCCAAGAACGCTGGAGCATGGTGACCCATCTGAGTGTCATCTTTGCCATGGTCTGTACTCTCATCTTCGGTATCACTGGTTACGCCACCTTCACTGGATTCACGCAGG GTGATCTGCTCGAGAACTACTGTGCCAATGATGACCTTGTCAATGTCGTAAGATTTGTCTTCGCTTTGACCATCATGTTAACATATCCCATCGAATGTTTCGTAGTCAGAGAG GTGATAGAAAATGCGATCTTTGCCAATACCCAGCCTCAGCCTCTGAAAAGACACATCATAGAAACCGTGATTATCGTCATATTGACAGTTATTATCTCCATGGCAACCGATTGTTTGGGCATTGTTCTTCAAGTCAAC GGTGTCTTAGCGGCGGCACCGTTAGCCTTCATCATCCCACCATTCTGTGTGATGCGTCTCCAACAAGAGGCAGTCTTCTCCTTGAAGAACATCCCCTGTATCCTCATATCGCTCTTTGGGATCGTCGTCATGGTCGTTGGCGTCGTCATGACGATCTTGGACATCGTCAACGGGATAACCTGCAGTCATGGAGAGGAGATGCCATATTGCATGACGGGTAACACGACACTATccactgcgcatgcgtacttgaACACTAGCTCCCGGCACACGACGACACCTGCCTTCACTTGA
- the LOC135500243 gene encoding putative sodium-coupled neutral amino acid transporter 11 isoform X2 encodes MFGRGKMELSESSHILREDGGAQPHFQKAQPQPPPADLQLEEKNETKSKSPGETPCTTPDISNDTYQLVGDGDFEKKDKSNIPMASFNFINSIIGSGIIGIPFALRQAGFGLGLILIVLVAVITDYSVVLLIHGGNLSNTNTYQDLVRAAFGRPGFYALTFMQGLYPFIAMISYNVIIGDTITKIVIRIGGESIRWSILGNRQFIIAVCTIVVTLPLSLYRNISRLSKISLISVVFTLFIVFVLIGKGFDLAAKVPTSDDGWEFANTQVAQSIGIMAFAYMCHHNSFLIYDSLENNTQERWSMVTHLSVIFAMVCTLIFGITGYATFTGFTQGDLLENYCANDDLVNVVRFVFALTIMLTYPIECFVVREVIENAIFANTQPQPLKRHIIETVIIVILTVIISMATDCLGIVLQVNGVLAAAPLAFIIPPFCVMRLQQEAVFSLKNIPCILISLFGIVVMVVGVVMTILDIVNGITCSHGEEMPYCMTGNTTLSTAHAYLNTSSRHTTTPAFT; translated from the exons GGAGCACAGCCCCACTTCCAGAAAGCTCAGCCACAGCCGCCGCCGGCTGACCTACAACTG GAGGAAAAGAATGAAACAAAATCTAAG TCACCGGGTGAAACGCCGTGTACGACTCCAGACATATCCAATGACACATACCAACTTGTTGGAGATGGGGACTTCGAAAAGAAGGACAAATCAAACATTCCGATGGCTAGTTTTAACTTCATCAATTCAATTATCGGCTCCGGTATTATAG GTATCCCCTTTGCCCTCCGACAAGCGGGTTTTGGGCTAGGATTAATACTCATTGTACTAGTAGCTGTTATAACAG attattCCGTTGTGTTGTTAATTCACGGTGGAAATTTATCAAATACGAATACATATCAG GATTTGGTGAGAGCAGCATTCGGTCGGCCTGGTTTTTATGCACTGACATTCATGCAAGGCCTCTATCCATTTATAG CTATGATAAGTTATAATGTTATTATTGGTGACACAATAACCAAGATTGTTATCAGAATAGGCGGAG AATCGATCCGCTGGTCCATCCTGGGCAACCGACAGTTTATCATAGCTGTATGTACGATCGTTGTAACTCTTCCTCTGTCACTGTACAGAAATATATCAAGATTAAGTAAG ATATCACTCATCTCGGTTGTATTCACTCTGTTCATTGTCTTTGTCCTCATCGGAAAAGGCTTTGATCTTGCGGCAAAAGT TCCCACTTCTGATGATGGATGGGAATTCGCCAATACGCAAGTTGCCCAGTCTATAGGCATCATGGCATTCG CCTACATGTGCCATCACAACTCCTTCCTCATCTACGACTCGTTAGAGAACAACACCCAAGAACGCTGGAGCATGGTGACCCATCTGAGTGTCATCTTTGCCATGGTCTGTACTCTCATCTTCGGTATCACTGGTTACGCCACCTTCACTGGATTCACGCAGG GTGATCTGCTCGAGAACTACTGTGCCAATGATGACCTTGTCAATGTCGTAAGATTTGTCTTCGCTTTGACCATCATGTTAACATATCCCATCGAATGTTTCGTAGTCAGAGAG GTGATAGAAAATGCGATCTTTGCCAATACCCAGCCTCAGCCTCTGAAAAGACACATCATAGAAACCGTGATTATCGTCATATTGACAGTTATTATCTCCATGGCAACCGATTGTTTGGGCATTGTTCTTCAAGTCAAC GGTGTCTTAGCGGCGGCACCGTTAGCCTTCATCATCCCACCATTCTGTGTGATGCGTCTCCAACAAGAGGCAGTCTTCTCCTTGAAGAACATCCCCTGTATCCTCATATCGCTCTTTGGGATCGTCGTCATGGTCGTTGGCGTCGTCATGACGATCTTGGACATCGTCAACGGGATAACCTGCAGTCATGGAGAGGAGATGCCATATTGCATGACGGGTAACACGACACTATccactgcgcatgcgtacttgaACACTAGCTCCCGGCACACGACGACACCTGCCTTCACTTGA
- the LOC135500243 gene encoding putative sodium-coupled neutral amino acid transporter 11 isoform X3: MFGRGKMELSESSHILREDGGAQPHFQKAQPQPPPADLQLSPGETPCTTPDISNDTYQLVGDGDFEKKDKSNIPMASFNFINSIIGSGIIGIPFALRQAGFGLGLILIVLVAVITDYSVVLLIHGGNLSNTNTYQDLVRAAFGRPGFYALTFMQGLYPFIAMISYNVIIGDTITKIVIRIGGESIRWSILGNRQFIIAVCTIVVTLPLSLYRNISRLSKLAFTSIVLNIVIIIVTIIRLIVPFPERIPTSDDGWEFANTQVAQSIGIMAFAYMCHHNSFLIYDSLENNTQERWSMVTHLSVIFAMVCTLIFGITGYATFTGFTQGDLLENYCANDDLVNVVRFVFALTIMLTYPIECFVVREVIENAIFANTQPQPLKRHIIETVIIVILTVIISMATDCLGIVLQVNGVLAAAPLAFIIPPFCVMRLQQEAVFSLKNIPCILISLFGIVVMVVGVVMTILDIVNGITCSHGEEMPYCMTGNTTLSTAHAYLNTSSRHTTTPAFT, translated from the exons GGAGCACAGCCCCACTTCCAGAAAGCTCAGCCACAGCCGCCGCCGGCTGACCTACAACTG TCACCGGGTGAAACGCCGTGTACGACTCCAGACATATCCAATGACACATACCAACTTGTTGGAGATGGGGACTTCGAAAAGAAGGACAAATCAAACATTCCGATGGCTAGTTTTAACTTCATCAATTCAATTATCGGCTCCGGTATTATAG GTATCCCCTTTGCCCTCCGACAAGCGGGTTTTGGGCTAGGATTAATACTCATTGTACTAGTAGCTGTTATAACAG attattCCGTTGTGTTGTTAATTCACGGTGGAAATTTATCAAATACGAATACATATCAG GATTTGGTGAGAGCAGCATTCGGTCGGCCTGGTTTTTATGCACTGACATTCATGCAAGGCCTCTATCCATTTATAG CTATGATAAGTTATAATGTTATTATTGGTGACACAATAACCAAGATTGTTATCAGAATAGGCGGAG AATCGATCCGCTGGTCCATCCTGGGCAACCGACAGTTTATCATAGCTGTATGTACGATCGTTGTAACTCTTCCTCTGTCACTGTACAGAAATATATCAAGATTAAGTAAG CTCGCCTTTACCTCGATTGTGTTAAATATTGTGATAATCATTGTAACAATTATTCGACTTATCGTTCCGTTTCCCGAGAGAAT TCCCACTTCTGATGATGGATGGGAATTCGCCAATACGCAAGTTGCCCAGTCTATAGGCATCATGGCATTCG CCTACATGTGCCATCACAACTCCTTCCTCATCTACGACTCGTTAGAGAACAACACCCAAGAACGCTGGAGCATGGTGACCCATCTGAGTGTCATCTTTGCCATGGTCTGTACTCTCATCTTCGGTATCACTGGTTACGCCACCTTCACTGGATTCACGCAGG GTGATCTGCTCGAGAACTACTGTGCCAATGATGACCTTGTCAATGTCGTAAGATTTGTCTTCGCTTTGACCATCATGTTAACATATCCCATCGAATGTTTCGTAGTCAGAGAG GTGATAGAAAATGCGATCTTTGCCAATACCCAGCCTCAGCCTCTGAAAAGACACATCATAGAAACCGTGATTATCGTCATATTGACAGTTATTATCTCCATGGCAACCGATTGTTTGGGCATTGTTCTTCAAGTCAAC GGTGTCTTAGCGGCGGCACCGTTAGCCTTCATCATCCCACCATTCTGTGTGATGCGTCTCCAACAAGAGGCAGTCTTCTCCTTGAAGAACATCCCCTGTATCCTCATATCGCTCTTTGGGATCGTCGTCATGGTCGTTGGCGTCGTCATGACGATCTTGGACATCGTCAACGGGATAACCTGCAGTCATGGAGAGGAGATGCCATATTGCATGACGGGTAACACGACACTATccactgcgcatgcgtacttgaACACTAGCTCCCGGCACACGACGACACCTGCCTTCACTTGA
- the LOC135500243 gene encoding putative sodium-coupled neutral amino acid transporter 11 isoform X4: protein MFGRGKMELSESSHILREDGSPGETPCTTPDISNDTYQLVGDGDFEKKDKSNIPMASFNFINSIIGSGIIGIPFALRQAGFGLGLILIVLVAVITDYSVVLLIHGGNLSNTNTYQDLVRAAFGRPGFYALTFMQGLYPFIAMISYNVIIGDTITKIVIRIGGESIRWSILGNRQFIIAVCTIVVTLPLSLYRNISRLSKLAFTSIVLNIVIIIVTIIRLIVPFPERIPTSDDGWEFANTQVAQSIGIMAFAYMCHHNSFLIYDSLENNTQERWSMVTHLSVIFAMVCTLIFGITGYATFTGFTQGDLLENYCANDDLVNVVRFVFALTIMLTYPIECFVVREVIENAIFANTQPQPLKRHIIETVIIVILTVIISMATDCLGIVLQVNGVLAAAPLAFIIPPFCVMRLQQEAVFSLKNIPCILISLFGIVVMVVGVVMTILDIVNGITCSHGEEMPYCMTGNTTLSTAHAYLNTSSRHTTTPAFT from the exons TCACCGGGTGAAACGCCGTGTACGACTCCAGACATATCCAATGACACATACCAACTTGTTGGAGATGGGGACTTCGAAAAGAAGGACAAATCAAACATTCCGATGGCTAGTTTTAACTTCATCAATTCAATTATCGGCTCCGGTATTATAG GTATCCCCTTTGCCCTCCGACAAGCGGGTTTTGGGCTAGGATTAATACTCATTGTACTAGTAGCTGTTATAACAG attattCCGTTGTGTTGTTAATTCACGGTGGAAATTTATCAAATACGAATACATATCAG GATTTGGTGAGAGCAGCATTCGGTCGGCCTGGTTTTTATGCACTGACATTCATGCAAGGCCTCTATCCATTTATAG CTATGATAAGTTATAATGTTATTATTGGTGACACAATAACCAAGATTGTTATCAGAATAGGCGGAG AATCGATCCGCTGGTCCATCCTGGGCAACCGACAGTTTATCATAGCTGTATGTACGATCGTTGTAACTCTTCCTCTGTCACTGTACAGAAATATATCAAGATTAAGTAAG CTCGCCTTTACCTCGATTGTGTTAAATATTGTGATAATCATTGTAACAATTATTCGACTTATCGTTCCGTTTCCCGAGAGAAT TCCCACTTCTGATGATGGATGGGAATTCGCCAATACGCAAGTTGCCCAGTCTATAGGCATCATGGCATTCG CCTACATGTGCCATCACAACTCCTTCCTCATCTACGACTCGTTAGAGAACAACACCCAAGAACGCTGGAGCATGGTGACCCATCTGAGTGTCATCTTTGCCATGGTCTGTACTCTCATCTTCGGTATCACTGGTTACGCCACCTTCACTGGATTCACGCAGG GTGATCTGCTCGAGAACTACTGTGCCAATGATGACCTTGTCAATGTCGTAAGATTTGTCTTCGCTTTGACCATCATGTTAACATATCCCATCGAATGTTTCGTAGTCAGAGAG GTGATAGAAAATGCGATCTTTGCCAATACCCAGCCTCAGCCTCTGAAAAGACACATCATAGAAACCGTGATTATCGTCATATTGACAGTTATTATCTCCATGGCAACCGATTGTTTGGGCATTGTTCTTCAAGTCAAC GGTGTCTTAGCGGCGGCACCGTTAGCCTTCATCATCCCACCATTCTGTGTGATGCGTCTCCAACAAGAGGCAGTCTTCTCCTTGAAGAACATCCCCTGTATCCTCATATCGCTCTTTGGGATCGTCGTCATGGTCGTTGGCGTCGTCATGACGATCTTGGACATCGTCAACGGGATAACCTGCAGTCATGGAGAGGAGATGCCATATTGCATGACGGGTAACACGACACTATccactgcgcatgcgtacttgaACACTAGCTCCCGGCACACGACGACACCTGCCTTCACTTGA